In Pseudobdellovibrionaceae bacterium, the following proteins share a genomic window:
- a CDS encoding 4Fe-4S binding protein: MCYRDFISLVKGVVRVALFDRHGGKKSELTIGGKSVKVIHAPRPQRTSRGSTAFGALRSLWNGMKVTWRYFSHPSTWVTRQYPENRQTLKLPERFRAQLRLKYDENGEHNCTGCKICDVQCPNASIKVIDMRGESGKKEIDRFIWRMDICTFCNICVMVCPFDALEMANDFEASVYDKKLLTYQLNRYAGPTKKFFDKMENKEDKPKMMFPRVPYEGPTPLGRDVFGDVPSPEGEQPT; encoded by the coding sequence TTGTGCTATCGGGATTTTATTTCTTTAGTTAAAGGTGTTGTTAGAGTGGCCTTGTTTGATCGACATGGTGGAAAAAAGAGTGAGCTGACCATCGGCGGAAAGTCGGTGAAGGTCATTCATGCGCCGAGACCGCAGCGCACCAGCCGCGGCAGTACAGCCTTTGGGGCTTTGCGCTCCCTGTGGAACGGCATGAAGGTCACCTGGCGCTACTTCTCGCATCCTTCGACCTGGGTGACCCGCCAGTATCCGGAAAACCGCCAGACTTTGAAGTTGCCTGAGCGCTTCCGCGCCCAGTTGCGACTCAAGTACGACGAAAACGGTGAGCACAACTGCACGGGCTGTAAAATCTGTGATGTCCAATGCCCCAATGCTTCCATCAAAGTCATCGATATGCGGGGAGAATCCGGAAAGAAGGAAATCGACCGCTTTATTTGGCGCATGGACATTTGCACCTTTTGCAACATCTGCGTGATGGTCTGCCCCTTTGATGCCCTGGAAATGGCCAACGACTTTGAAGCCTCTGTGTACGACAAAAAACTTCTGACCTATCAGCTCAACCGCTATGCCGGTCCGACCAAGAAGTTCTTCGATAAGATGGAAAACAAAGAGGACAAGCCCAAGATGATGTTCCCCCGGGTCCCCTATGAGGGCCCGACGCCCTTGGGCCGCGATGTGTTTGGTGATGTTCCAAGTCCAGAAGGAGAGCAGCCCACATGA
- a CDS encoding NADH-quinone oxidoreductase subunit M — MGLLSVLVFLPLLTAFAVIMVPEQKWQRIRWICLASTGIHLVLTAVMTWEFWQEASRNLEAGKDSLLTQLYLVEKFAWFERFGIDYYLGVDGMSVAMMILTSIIIFTGVLASWEVKNRTKEFFALLFVLVTGVFGVFVSFDLFLFFVFYEVAVLPMYLLIGVWGTGPKEYSAMKLTLMLMVGSALILGGLLAVYHYSGIGTFDLIQLSQVEFPKEMQQWVFPLFFLGFGVLGALFPFHTWSPDGHASAPTAVSMLHAGVLMKLGGYGILRVGVYLLPEGAIQWALFFMILTTINVIYGAFGAIRQKDLKYFTAYSSVSHCGFVLFGICALNMMGMKGAVLQMFSHGIMTGLFFALIGMVYGRTHTRILPEMGGLAKVMPWLAVCFYIAGLASLGLPGFSGFVAESHVFLGGFFGNQWYSANITRVLTVIATMSIVVTAVYVLRGLAQVFQGPLTNQEFEKLSDARWFEKFSTGTLVLALAVVGIVPWFLVQMVETSIYPLLNRLVQAGSMMGLN; from the coding sequence ATGGGATTGTTAAGTGTTTTAGTTTTTCTCCCTCTGCTCACTGCCTTCGCAGTGATCATGGTGCCCGAGCAAAAGTGGCAGCGCATTCGCTGGATCTGTTTGGCATCAACGGGAATTCATTTGGTCCTAACGGCTGTCATGACCTGGGAGTTTTGGCAGGAGGCCAGCCGTAATCTTGAAGCGGGCAAGGACAGTCTTTTGACTCAGCTCTACTTGGTGGAGAAGTTCGCTTGGTTTGAGCGCTTTGGGATTGATTACTACCTAGGCGTCGACGGCATGTCGGTAGCGATGATGATTCTGACCTCAATCATTATTTTCACCGGGGTTCTGGCCAGCTGGGAAGTGAAAAACCGCACTAAAGAGTTCTTTGCTCTTCTATTTGTGTTGGTGACCGGCGTCTTTGGTGTCTTTGTGAGTTTTGATTTGTTTCTGTTTTTTGTTTTCTACGAAGTGGCAGTTCTCCCCATGTATTTGTTGATCGGGGTGTGGGGGACAGGGCCCAAAGAGTATTCGGCCATGAAGCTCACTTTGATGCTGATGGTGGGATCGGCCTTGATTTTGGGTGGTCTTTTGGCCGTCTATCACTACTCAGGCATTGGCACTTTTGATTTGATTCAGCTCTCCCAAGTGGAGTTCCCCAAAGAGATGCAGCAGTGGGTGTTCCCTCTGTTCTTTTTGGGCTTTGGTGTTTTAGGGGCACTCTTTCCCTTCCACACCTGGTCACCCGATGGTCATGCTTCGGCACCAACCGCGGTGTCCATGCTTCACGCAGGTGTCTTGATGAAGCTCGGCGGCTATGGAATTTTGAGAGTGGGGGTCTACCTACTTCCCGAAGGCGCCATTCAATGGGCCCTGTTTTTTATGATTCTGACCACCATCAATGTGATCTATGGGGCTTTTGGTGCCATTAGGCAAAAAGACCTTAAGTACTTCACCGCTTATTCGTCTGTGAGCCACTGTGGTTTCGTTTTGTTCGGCATTTGTGCTCTCAATATGATGGGCATGAAGGGCGCGGTCTTACAGATGTTTAGTCACGGCATTATGACCGGATTGTTCTTTGCTTTGATCGGCATGGTCTATGGACGCACTCACACCCGCATTTTGCCTGAAATGGGTGGATTGGCAAAAGTCATGCCCTGGCTAGCCGTGTGTTTTTACATTGCTGGTTTGGCCTCTTTGGGGCTTCCGGGCTTTAGCGGATTTGTGGCTGAAAGCCATGTCTTTCTTGGCGGATTTTTTGGCAATCAGTGGTACTCGGCCAACATCACCCGGGTCTTGACGGTGATTGCCACCATGTCGATTGTGGTCACAGCGGTCTATGTATTGCGAGGTCTCGCCCAGGTGTTTCAGGGGCCTCTGACGAATCAAGAATTTGAGAAGTTGTCTGACGCCCGTTGGTTTGAAAAGTTCAGCACGGGGACTCTGGTTTTGGCCCTGGCTGTTGTGGGCATTGTCCCCTGGTTTTTGGTGCAAATGGTAGAGACCTCCATTTATCCCCTTTTGAATCGATTGGTTCAGGCGGGATCAATGATGGGATTAAATTAA
- the nuoH gene encoding NADH-quinone oxidoreductase subunit NuoH, with product MDAWQVTTIAARAQEAFAGENWLMAGAYLAGAMGGTVAAVSLMGLILIYAERKVAAHFQCRLGPMRVGWHGILQPIADGIKLFIKEDIIPAEADRLLYFLAPFFCIMGTFLAILVLPASPFVQLIDLNVGVIFLAAVSGFGVFGVLLGGWSSNNKWSMLGAMRAGAQMVSYEISLTLSLLVVVLFSGSLKMSEIVASQAQGWWIWRAHGVGLIAFMVFVIASVAELNRAPFDLSEGESELTGGFHTEYSGLRFALFFLAEFINMFLASAFAATFFLGGWMPFHIGDWAAFNGVMDVIPPAVWFLAKTSFLVFVIMWFRWTFPRLRVDQLMALEWKVLLPVSLVNLFVGAVVVLSGFYFFS from the coding sequence ATGGACGCATGGCAGGTCACAACAATTGCAGCCCGAGCCCAAGAGGCCTTTGCCGGTGAAAACTGGTTGATGGCCGGTGCATATTTGGCGGGAGCCATGGGTGGGACCGTGGCGGCTGTGTCCCTCATGGGTTTGATTCTGATTTATGCCGAACGCAAAGTGGCCGCTCACTTTCAATGTCGCCTGGGACCCATGCGCGTGGGCTGGCACGGCATTCTTCAGCCGATTGCCGATGGCATTAAGCTCTTTATCAAAGAAGACATCATACCGGCCGAAGCAGATCGCTTGCTTTACTTCCTAGCGCCATTCTTTTGCATCATGGGAACTTTTTTGGCCATTTTGGTTTTGCCGGCTTCGCCTTTTGTGCAACTGATTGACCTCAACGTGGGCGTGATCTTTTTGGCCGCCGTCAGTGGCTTTGGTGTCTTTGGCGTGCTTTTGGGCGGCTGGAGTTCCAATAACAAATGGTCGATGCTTGGAGCGATGAGAGCCGGGGCGCAAATGGTGTCCTATGAGATCTCTCTAACGCTTTCGCTTTTGGTGGTGGTGTTGTTTTCGGGATCACTTAAAATGAGTGAGATTGTCGCCAGTCAGGCCCAGGGCTGGTGGATTTGGCGGGCCCACGGAGTGGGACTGATTGCCTTCATGGTTTTTGTCATTGCCTCCGTGGCGGAACTTAACCGAGCCCCCTTTGATCTTTCCGAAGGGGAGAGTGAGCTGACCGGCGGCTTTCATACGGAGTACTCAGGTCTGCGCTTTGCCCTGTTCTTCCTGGCTGAATTTATCAATATGTTTTTGGCTTCGGCATTCGCCGCCACCTTTTTCTTAGGTGGTTGGATGCCCTTTCATATTGGCGATTGGGCGGCCTTTAATGGAGTGATGGACGTCATCCCTCCTGCGGTTTGGTTTTTGGCCAAGACCTCTTTTTTGGTTTTTGTGATTATGTGGTTCCGCTGGACTTTTCCCCGCTTGCGGGTGGATCAGCTGATGGCTTTGGAATGGAAAGTTTTGTTGCCTGTCAGTTTGGTGAATCTGTTTGTGGGAGCTGTGGTTGTGCTATCGGGATTTTATTTCTTTAGTTAA
- the nuoL gene encoding NADH-quinone oxidoreductase subunit L codes for MEESWKLLSEISWLIPALPFLGFLLVGLGRKWLGDTLSGWTATLLVMGSATLAILTAWQYFAFFGTGGDKGPAIVAWSLPWMSYQELLTVSAGVLLDPLSLMLMVVVTTVSSLVHLYSIGYMKGEEGFSRYFAILNLFTFSMLGLVLAPNLLQMFVFWELVGASSFFLIGFYFSKPSAVSASKKAFIVTRFADLGFMLGILFLAYYGFLHFQDLDALGGGSFSAAGLQVLDFEYLTSAAVVNRMMEIGGGSILTVALILLFMGAAGKSAMFPLHIWLPDAMEGPTPVSALIHAATMVVAGVYLVARMFPLFVGSPVALELVMVVGAFTCLFAAVIACTQDDIKRILAFSTLSQLGYMMLSLGVASPSFPLGYTASAFHLFTHAFFKALLFLGAGSVIHAVHSNNIWDMGGLVKKMPFTHLFVLIATLAIAGVPPLAGFYSKDEILLAALTSGHTWVFGVALLVAALTAFYMFRLYWVTFWRKPATHGAEHAHESSWHMVLPMGILAVLSVVAGWVHFGDYIHAGFQFSVDHDWRVPVIASGAAAIGIGWSSVMYLGAKVKAKGVAEALGVFYLLVKRKFMIDEIYLFVTHKIIFKFIATPVAWFDRQVVDGAMNLSAWLTRAAGLGLKQLQTGQVQTYGLWFVMGGMLVILSIWMTFSPY; via the coding sequence GTGGAAGAAAGTTGGAAACTCTTATCGGAAATCAGTTGGCTCATCCCGGCCCTGCCTTTTTTGGGTTTTCTGCTCGTCGGCCTGGGTCGTAAATGGCTCGGCGACACTCTCTCCGGATGGACGGCCACTCTTTTAGTGATGGGCTCGGCCACATTGGCCATCCTCACAGCTTGGCAGTACTTTGCTTTTTTTGGCACAGGTGGCGACAAGGGACCAGCCATTGTTGCTTGGTCCTTACCCTGGATGTCCTATCAGGAGTTACTGACGGTCTCAGCTGGAGTCTTGCTTGATCCCTTAAGTCTGATGCTTATGGTGGTGGTGACCACGGTGAGTTCCTTGGTTCACCTGTATTCTATTGGCTACATGAAAGGTGAAGAGGGCTTTAGTCGCTATTTTGCCATTCTCAATCTCTTCACCTTTTCCATGCTCGGTTTGGTGTTGGCCCCGAATCTCTTGCAGATGTTTGTGTTTTGGGAGTTGGTGGGGGCCAGTTCTTTTTTCCTCATTGGTTTTTATTTCAGCAAACCCTCAGCGGTCTCGGCTTCTAAGAAGGCTTTTATTGTCACTCGCTTTGCTGACCTTGGCTTTATGTTGGGGATCTTGTTTTTAGCCTACTACGGGTTTCTCCACTTTCAGGATCTGGACGCCCTCGGCGGAGGCAGCTTTAGCGCTGCAGGGCTACAAGTTCTGGATTTTGAGTATTTGACCTCGGCCGCTGTGGTCAACCGTATGATGGAAATTGGCGGAGGCTCCATTCTGACAGTGGCCCTTATTCTTCTCTTCATGGGTGCGGCCGGAAAAAGCGCCATGTTCCCTCTGCATATTTGGCTCCCTGATGCCATGGAAGGTCCCACTCCTGTTTCCGCATTGATTCACGCGGCGACCATGGTGGTGGCCGGTGTCTATTTGGTGGCGCGGATGTTCCCTTTGTTCGTTGGTTCGCCTGTGGCTCTCGAATTGGTGATGGTGGTCGGCGCCTTCACTTGCCTGTTTGCTGCCGTGATTGCCTGTACCCAGGACGACATCAAACGGATCTTGGCTTTTTCGACTTTGAGCCAATTGGGTTACATGATGCTATCTTTGGGAGTGGCTTCGCCTTCCTTTCCTCTGGGCTATACGGCTTCGGCCTTTCATCTTTTCACCCACGCCTTTTTTAAGGCCCTACTGTTTTTGGGTGCAGGCTCCGTGATCCATGCGGTTCACAGCAACAATATTTGGGACATGGGTGGCCTGGTCAAAAAAATGCCTTTCACCCATTTGTTTGTTCTCATTGCCACCTTGGCCATTGCGGGCGTGCCGCCCTTGGCGGGATTTTATTCAAAGGATGAGATCTTGTTGGCAGCACTCACCAGTGGGCACACCTGGGTCTTCGGGGTGGCCCTGCTGGTGGCAGCCCTCACGGCTTTTTATATGTTCCGTCTTTATTGGGTGACCTTTTGGCGCAAGCCCGCCACCCACGGGGCCGAACACGCCCATGAAAGCTCCTGGCACATGGTTTTACCCATGGGGATTTTAGCTGTGCTGTCGGTGGTGGCGGGTTGGGTCCATTTTGGTGATTACATCCATGCGGGATTTCAGTTCTCGGTGGATCACGATTGGCGGGTGCCGGTGATTGCCAGTGGTGCGGCGGCGATTGGCATTGGCTGGTCGTCCGTGATGTATCTTGGAGCCAAGGTGAAGGCCAAAGGGGTGGCCGAGGCCCTTGGAGTTTTCTATTTGTTGGTGAAACGCAAATTTATGATTGATGAGATTTATTTGTTCGTCACCCACAAGATCATTTTCAAGTTTATTGCCACTCCCGTGGCCTGGTTTGACCGCCAGGTGGTGGATGGAGCCATGAACTTGAGCGCCTGGCTTACGCGGGCGGCGGGTCTTGGTCTTAAGCAACTTCAGACCGGTCAGGTGCAAACCTACGGGCTGTGGTTCGTGATGGGGGGGATGTTGGTGATTTTGTCCATTTGGATGACCTTTAGTCCTTATTAG
- a CDS encoding NADH-quinone oxidoreductase subunit J: protein MTTAVSSLFFYLLAFTALFFAWRVVASARIFRAAVALMAVLGATAGFYLLLGAEFLAGIQLLVYVGGIVVLIVFVVMLTGSLGQMEDSTSFARKAVAALGALNFFIPVAGVFYFSDLPLINVEQAELPGANTLGELFLSTGGEGYVSAFELISILLLAALIGGLVVARKVEPKEEGL from the coding sequence ATGACAACAGCGGTGAGTTCTCTGTTCTTTTATCTTCTCGCCTTTACGGCCTTGTTTTTTGCCTGGCGGGTGGTGGCCTCGGCGCGGATTTTTCGGGCTGCAGTTGCCCTGATGGCCGTACTGGGTGCGACGGCTGGGTTTTATCTCTTATTGGGAGCTGAGTTTTTGGCCGGTATTCAATTGTTGGTGTATGTGGGCGGCATCGTCGTCCTTATTGTCTTTGTGGTGATGCTCACTGGATCATTAGGGCAAATGGAGGACTCCACAAGTTTTGCTCGCAAGGCAGTGGCGGCCCTTGGGGCCTTGAACTTTTTTATCCCTGTGGCTGGTGTGTTTTACTTTTCCGATTTGCCGCTGATTAATGTCGAACAGGCGGAACTCCCTGGAGCCAATACCCTGGGCGAGTTGTTCTTGAGTACGGGGGGCGAAGGCTATGTTTCAGCCTTTGAGTTGATTTCGATACTGCTTTTGGCGGCCCTGATTGGTGGCCTGGTCGTTGCCCGCAAGGTGGAGCCCAAGGAGGAAGGTCTATGA
- the nuoK gene encoding NADH-quinone oxidoreductase subunit NuoK — MELLVSVAPTFKHWLILSAALFAIGLYGVLARKNAISILMSIELMLNSAVFNLVVFNRYVAPEGADGQVLAIFVIAVAAAEVVVGMAIFVTLFGRRKTLDVTRVASLKD; from the coding sequence ATGGAGCTTCTCGTTTCCGTTGCGCCGACCTTTAAGCATTGGTTGATTCTATCAGCCGCTCTTTTTGCGATTGGTCTTTACGGAGTTTTGGCGCGCAAGAATGCCATTAGTATTTTGATGTCGATCGAGTTGATGCTCAACTCAGCGGTTTTTAATCTGGTGGTGTTTAATCGCTATGTGGCACCCGAGGGAGCAGACGGGCAGGTGCTGGCTATTTTTGTTATTGCCGTTGCCGCTGCTGAAGTGGTGGTCGGTATGGCGATCTTTGTGACCTTGTTTGGTCGGCGTAAGACTTTGGACGTCACCCGCGTGGCAAGCTTAAAGGATTGA